In the Gorilla gorilla gorilla isolate KB3781 chromosome 10, NHGRI_mGorGor1-v2.1_pri, whole genome shotgun sequence genome, one interval contains:
- the NAB2 gene encoding NGFI-A-binding protein 2 isoform X1 translates to MHRAPSPTAEQPPGGGDSARRTLQPRLKPSARAMALPRTLGELQLYRVLQRANLLSYYETFIQQGGDDVQQLCEAGEEEFLEIMALVGMATKPLHVRRLQKALREWATNPGLFSQPVPAVPVSSIPLFKISETAGTRKGSMSNGHGSPGEKAGSARSFSPKSPLELGEKLSPLPGGPGAGDPRIWPGRSTPESDVGAGGEEEAGSPPFSPPAGGGVPEGTGAGGLAAGGTGGGPDRLEPEMVRMVVESVERIFRSFPRGDAGEVTSLLKLNKKLARSVGHIFEMDDNDSQKEEEIRKYSIIYGRFDSKRREGKQLSLHELTINEAAAQFCMRDNTLLLRRVELFSLSRQVARESTYLSSLKGSRLHPEELGGPPLKKLKQEVGEQSHPEIQQPPPGPESYVPPYRPSLEEDSASLSGESLDGHLQAVGSCPRLTPPPADLPLALPAHGLWSRHILQQTLMDEGLRLARLVSHDRVGRLSPCVPAKPPLAGEAASSAVPKHPGHPGPTQQFWCPGARWEEEGYSCQRGQ, encoded by the exons ATGCACAGAGCGCCTTCCCCCACAGCCGAGCAGCCGCCGGGTGGAGGGGACAGCGCCCGCCGGACCCTGCAGCCCAGACTCAA GCCCAGTGCCCGAGCCATGGCACTGCCTCGGACGCTGGGGGAGCTGCAGCTGTACCGGGTCCTGCAGCGCGCCAACCTCCTTTCCTACTATGAGACCTTCATCCAGCAGGGAGGGGACGACGTGCAGCAGCTGTGTGAGGCGGGTGAGGAGGAGTTTCTGGAGATCATGGCACTTGTGGGCATGGCCACCAAGCCCCTCCATGTCCGGCGCCTGCAGAAGGCACTGAGAGAGTGGGCCACCAATCCAGGGCTCTTCAGTCAACCAGTGCCTGCTGTTCCCGTCTCCAGCATCCCGCTCTTCAAGATCTCTGAGACTGCGGGTACCCGGAAAGGGAGCATGAGCAATGGGCATGGCAGCCCAGGGGAAAAGGCAGGCAGTGCCCGCAGTTTTAGCCCCAAGAGCCCCCTTGAACTTGGAGAGAAGCTATCACCACTGCCTGGGGGACCTGGGGCAGGGGACCCCCGGATCTGGCCAGGCCGGAGCACTCCAGAGTCGGACGTTGGggcaggaggagaagaggaggctgGCTCGCCCCCCTTCTCCCCCCCTGCAGGGGGAGGAGTCCCTGAGGGGactggggctggggggctggcAGCAGGTGGGACTGGGGGTGGTCCAGACCGACTGGAGCCAGAGATGGTACGCATGGTGGTGGAAAGTGTGGAGAGGATCTTCCGGAGCTTCCCAAGGGGGGATGCTGGGGAGGTCACATCCCTGCTAAAGCTGAATAAGAAGCTGGCACGGAGCGTTGGGCACATCTTTGAGATGGATGATAATGACAGCCAGAAGGAAGAGGAGATCCGCAAATACAGCATCATCTATGGCCGTTTCGACTCTAAGCGGCGGGAGGGCAAGCAGCTCAGCCTGCACGAG CTCACCATCAACGAGGCTGCTGCCCAGTTCTGCATGAGGGACAACACGCTCTTATTACGGAGAGTGGAGCTCTTCTCTTTGTCCCGCCAAGTAGCCCGAGAGAGCACCTACTTGTCCTCCTTGAAGGGCTCCAG GCTTCACCCTGAAGAACTGGGAGGCCCTCCACTGAAGAAGCTGAAACAAGAG GTTGGAGAACAGAGTCACCCTGAAATCCAGCAGCCTCCCCCAGGCCCTGAGTCCTATGTACCCCCATACCGCCCCAGCCTGGAGGAGGACAGCGCCAGCCTGTCTGGGGAGAGTCTGGATGGACATTTGCAGG CTGTGGGGTCATGTCCAAGGCTGACGCCGCCCCCTGCTGACCTGCCTCTGGCATTGCCAGCCCATGGGCTATGGAGCCGCCACATCCTGCAGCAGACACTGATGGACGAGGGGCTGCGGCTCGCCCGCCTCGTCTCCCACGACCGCGTGGGCCGCCTCAGCCCCTGTGTGCCTGCGAAGCCACCTCTCGCAGGTGAGGCAGCCAGCAGTGCTGTCCCCAAGCACCCCGGCCACCCAGGCCCCACACAGCAATTCTGGTGTcctggggccaggtgggaggaAGAGGGATATAGTTGTCAGAGGGGGCAGTAG
- the NAB2 gene encoding NGFI-A-binding protein 2 isoform X3 gives MHRAPSPTAEQPPGGGDSARRTLQPRLKPSARAMALPRTLGELQLYRVLQRANLLSYYETFIQQGGDDVQQLCEAGEEEFLEIMALVGMATKPLHVRRLQKALREWATNPGLFSQPVPAVPVSSIPLFKISETAGTRKGSMSNGHGSPGEKAGSARSFSPKSPLELGEKLSPLPGGPGAGDPRIWPGRSTPESDVGAGGEEEAGSPPFSPPAGGGVPEGTGAGGLAAGGTGGGPDRLEPEMVRMVVESVERIFRSFPRGDAGEVTSLLKLNKKLARSVGHIFEMDDNDSQKEEEIRKYSIIYGRFDSKRREGKQLSLHELTINEAAAQFCMRDNTLLLRRVELFSLSRQVARESTYLSSLKGSRLHPEELGGPPLKKLKQEVGEQSHPEIQQPPPGPESYVPPYRPSLEEDSASLSGESLDGHLQEFEEGLLDRCPAPGPHPALVEGRRSSVKVEAEASRQ, from the exons ATGCACAGAGCGCCTTCCCCCACAGCCGAGCAGCCGCCGGGTGGAGGGGACAGCGCCCGCCGGACCCTGCAGCCCAGACTCAA GCCCAGTGCCCGAGCCATGGCACTGCCTCGGACGCTGGGGGAGCTGCAGCTGTACCGGGTCCTGCAGCGCGCCAACCTCCTTTCCTACTATGAGACCTTCATCCAGCAGGGAGGGGACGACGTGCAGCAGCTGTGTGAGGCGGGTGAGGAGGAGTTTCTGGAGATCATGGCACTTGTGGGCATGGCCACCAAGCCCCTCCATGTCCGGCGCCTGCAGAAGGCACTGAGAGAGTGGGCCACCAATCCAGGGCTCTTCAGTCAACCAGTGCCTGCTGTTCCCGTCTCCAGCATCCCGCTCTTCAAGATCTCTGAGACTGCGGGTACCCGGAAAGGGAGCATGAGCAATGGGCATGGCAGCCCAGGGGAAAAGGCAGGCAGTGCCCGCAGTTTTAGCCCCAAGAGCCCCCTTGAACTTGGAGAGAAGCTATCACCACTGCCTGGGGGACCTGGGGCAGGGGACCCCCGGATCTGGCCAGGCCGGAGCACTCCAGAGTCGGACGTTGGggcaggaggagaagaggaggctgGCTCGCCCCCCTTCTCCCCCCCTGCAGGGGGAGGAGTCCCTGAGGGGactggggctggggggctggcAGCAGGTGGGACTGGGGGTGGTCCAGACCGACTGGAGCCAGAGATGGTACGCATGGTGGTGGAAAGTGTGGAGAGGATCTTCCGGAGCTTCCCAAGGGGGGATGCTGGGGAGGTCACATCCCTGCTAAAGCTGAATAAGAAGCTGGCACGGAGCGTTGGGCACATCTTTGAGATGGATGATAATGACAGCCAGAAGGAAGAGGAGATCCGCAAATACAGCATCATCTATGGCCGTTTCGACTCTAAGCGGCGGGAGGGCAAGCAGCTCAGCCTGCACGAG CTCACCATCAACGAGGCTGCTGCCCAGTTCTGCATGAGGGACAACACGCTCTTATTACGGAGAGTGGAGCTCTTCTCTTTGTCCCGCCAAGTAGCCCGAGAGAGCACCTACTTGTCCTCCTTGAAGGGCTCCAG GCTTCACCCTGAAGAACTGGGAGGCCCTCCACTGAAGAAGCTGAAACAAGAG GTTGGAGAACAGAGTCACCCTGAAATCCAGCAGCCTCCCCCAGGCCCTGAGTCCTATGTACCCCCATACCGCCCCAGCCTGGAGGAGGACAGCGCCAGCCTGTCTGGGGAGAGTCTGGATGGACATTTGCAGG AGTTCGAGGAAGGGCTGCTGGACAGATGTCCTGCCCCAGGACCCCATCCCGCGCTGGTGGAGGGTCGCAGGAGCAGCGTGAAagtggaggctgaggccagccgGCAGTGA
- the NAB2 gene encoding NGFI-A-binding protein 2 isoform X2, with translation MHRAPSPTAEQPPGGGDSARRTLQPRLKPSARAMALPRTLGELQLYRVLQRANLLSYYETFIQQGGDDVQQLCEAGEEEFLEIMALVGMATKPLHVRRLQKALREWATNPGLFSQPVPAVPVSSIPLFKISETAGTRKGSMSNGHGSPGEKAGSARSFSPKSPLELGEKLSPLPGGPGAGDPRIWPGRSTPESDVGAGGEEEAGSPPFSPPAGGGVPEGTGAGGLAAGGTGGGPDRLEPEMVRMVVESVERIFRSFPRGDAGEVTSLLKLNKKLARSVGHIFEMDDNDSQKEEEIRKYSIIYGRFDSKRREGKQLSLHELTINEAAAQFCMRDNTLLLRRVELFSLSRQVARESTYLSSLKGSRLHPEELGGPPLKKLKQEVGEQSHPEIQQPPPGPESYVPPYRPSLEEDSASLSGESLDGHLQAVGSCPRLTPPPADLPLALPAHGLWSRHILQQTLMDEGLRLARLVSHDRVGRLSPCVPAKPPLAEFEEGLLDRCPAPGPHPALVEGRRSSVKVEAEASRQ, from the exons ATGCACAGAGCGCCTTCCCCCACAGCCGAGCAGCCGCCGGGTGGAGGGGACAGCGCCCGCCGGACCCTGCAGCCCAGACTCAA GCCCAGTGCCCGAGCCATGGCACTGCCTCGGACGCTGGGGGAGCTGCAGCTGTACCGGGTCCTGCAGCGCGCCAACCTCCTTTCCTACTATGAGACCTTCATCCAGCAGGGAGGGGACGACGTGCAGCAGCTGTGTGAGGCGGGTGAGGAGGAGTTTCTGGAGATCATGGCACTTGTGGGCATGGCCACCAAGCCCCTCCATGTCCGGCGCCTGCAGAAGGCACTGAGAGAGTGGGCCACCAATCCAGGGCTCTTCAGTCAACCAGTGCCTGCTGTTCCCGTCTCCAGCATCCCGCTCTTCAAGATCTCTGAGACTGCGGGTACCCGGAAAGGGAGCATGAGCAATGGGCATGGCAGCCCAGGGGAAAAGGCAGGCAGTGCCCGCAGTTTTAGCCCCAAGAGCCCCCTTGAACTTGGAGAGAAGCTATCACCACTGCCTGGGGGACCTGGGGCAGGGGACCCCCGGATCTGGCCAGGCCGGAGCACTCCAGAGTCGGACGTTGGggcaggaggagaagaggaggctgGCTCGCCCCCCTTCTCCCCCCCTGCAGGGGGAGGAGTCCCTGAGGGGactggggctggggggctggcAGCAGGTGGGACTGGGGGTGGTCCAGACCGACTGGAGCCAGAGATGGTACGCATGGTGGTGGAAAGTGTGGAGAGGATCTTCCGGAGCTTCCCAAGGGGGGATGCTGGGGAGGTCACATCCCTGCTAAAGCTGAATAAGAAGCTGGCACGGAGCGTTGGGCACATCTTTGAGATGGATGATAATGACAGCCAGAAGGAAGAGGAGATCCGCAAATACAGCATCATCTATGGCCGTTTCGACTCTAAGCGGCGGGAGGGCAAGCAGCTCAGCCTGCACGAG CTCACCATCAACGAGGCTGCTGCCCAGTTCTGCATGAGGGACAACACGCTCTTATTACGGAGAGTGGAGCTCTTCTCTTTGTCCCGCCAAGTAGCCCGAGAGAGCACCTACTTGTCCTCCTTGAAGGGCTCCAG GCTTCACCCTGAAGAACTGGGAGGCCCTCCACTGAAGAAGCTGAAACAAGAG GTTGGAGAACAGAGTCACCCTGAAATCCAGCAGCCTCCCCCAGGCCCTGAGTCCTATGTACCCCCATACCGCCCCAGCCTGGAGGAGGACAGCGCCAGCCTGTCTGGGGAGAGTCTGGATGGACATTTGCAGG CTGTGGGGTCATGTCCAAGGCTGACGCCGCCCCCTGCTGACCTGCCTCTGGCATTGCCAGCCCATGGGCTATGGAGCCGCCACATCCTGCAGCAGACACTGATGGACGAGGGGCTGCGGCTCGCCCGCCTCGTCTCCCACGACCGCGTGGGCCGCCTCAGCCCCTGTGTGCCTGCGAAGCCACCTCTCGCAG AGTTCGAGGAAGGGCTGCTGGACAGATGTCCTGCCCCAGGACCCCATCCCGCGCTGGTGGAGGGTCGCAGGAGCAGCGTGAAagtggaggctgaggccagccgGCAGTGA